The following proteins come from a genomic window of Stieleria sp. JC731:
- a CDS encoding SMI1/KNR4 family protein: MTLRDDEILEVFRELPGHRGSSAAELDATEKLLGIKFPVQYREFMELDSNRFCIAEIVAPLSHLAKLHVCATELLERDGVEFRLQADDVVFAWDEIYAFLFFKADGSDDPATWMFNYNDSESDGKPVVISESLTGYFTDRLRQYLNLSWH; the protein is encoded by the coding sequence ATGACACTCCGAGATGACGAGATTCTCGAGGTTTTTCGTGAGTTGCCAGGGCACCGCGGTTCTTCCGCTGCGGAGTTGGACGCTACAGAGAAGCTTCTAGGCATCAAGTTTCCGGTTCAGTACCGTGAGTTTATGGAACTGGACTCAAATCGGTTCTGTATTGCGGAAATTGTAGCTCCCCTTTCACATCTAGCGAAGCTGCACGTCTGTGCTACAGAGCTTTTAGAGCGCGACGGAGTCGAGTTCCGCTTGCAGGCTGATGATGTCGTATTCGCATGGGACGAGATCTATGCTTTTCTCTTTTTCAAAGCCGACGGAAGTGATGATCCCGCTACGTGGATGTTCAATTACAATGATTCCGAATCCGATGGGAAACCAGTGGTGATTTCCGAATCGCTAACGGGATACTTTACGGATAGGCTTCGCCAATACCTCAATCTCAGCTGGCATTAA